The proteins below come from a single Oerskovia jenensis genomic window:
- a CDS encoding glycoside hydrolase family 19 protein, producing the protein MLTARTIRRPATVLALLALLLTTALAWSIAGPAPRAAAAEVCAPAWSSSAVYTGGAVVSKDGQNWKAGWWTQGEAPGTTGQWGVWRTQGVCGSTGGTTGGTTGGTTGGTTGGTTGGSTGGSTGSFVVSEAQFNQMFPNRNPFYTYQGLVAALSAYPQFATSGGSEVAKREAAAFLANINHETGGLVYIKESNTANYSHYCDTSKSYGCPAGQSAYYGKGPIQLSWNYNYKAAGDALGIDLLNNPYLVETDAAVAWKTGLWYWNTQSGPGTMSGHQAIVSGAGFGETIRSINGTLECNGGNPAQVQSRIAAFQRFAQILGTTTGSNLTC; encoded by the coding sequence ATGCTCACGGCACGAACGATCCGACGGCCAGCGACGGTGCTGGCTCTTCTTGCTCTTCTCCTGACGACGGCCCTCGCGTGGTCGATCGCCGGTCCTGCGCCCCGCGCGGCCGCCGCTGAGGTGTGCGCTCCGGCGTGGTCCTCGTCCGCGGTGTACACGGGCGGCGCGGTCGTCTCGAAGGACGGCCAGAACTGGAAGGCCGGGTGGTGGACCCAGGGCGAGGCCCCGGGCACCACGGGCCAGTGGGGCGTCTGGCGCACCCAGGGCGTCTGCGGCTCCACGGGCGGAACGACCGGCGGCACCACGGGTGGCACCACCGGTGGCACCACGGGCGGAACGACCGGCGGCAGCACGGGCGGCAGCACGGGCAGCTTCGTGGTGAGCGAGGCCCAGTTCAACCAGATGTTCCCCAACCGGAACCCGTTCTACACGTACCAGGGCCTGGTCGCGGCGCTCAGCGCGTACCCGCAGTTCGCCACGTCGGGCGGCAGCGAGGTCGCCAAGCGTGAGGCTGCGGCGTTCCTCGCGAACATCAACCACGAGACGGGTGGCCTGGTCTACATCAAGGAGAGCAACACTGCGAACTACTCGCACTACTGCGACACGAGCAAGTCCTACGGCTGCCCCGCGGGTCAGTCCGCGTACTACGGCAAGGGGCCGATCCAGCTCTCGTGGAACTACAACTACAAGGCTGCGGGTGACGCCCTGGGCATCGACCTGCTGAACAACCCGTACCTGGTCGAGACCGACGCGGCCGTGGCCTGGAAGACGGGCCTCTGGTACTGGAACACGCAGTCGGGTCCGGGCACCATGTCGGGCCACCAGGCCATCGTCAGCGGCGCGGGCTTCGGCGAGACGATCCGCTCGATCAACGGCACGCTCGAGTGCAACGGCGGCAACCCTGCGCAGGTGCAGAGCCGCATCGCGGCGTTCCAGCGCTTCGCGCAGATCCTCGGCACGACCACGGGCTCGAACCTCACCTGCTGA
- a CDS encoding nucleotidyltransferase domain-containing protein, whose translation MDWSRPVSAVVPGLEGAVLRGLWARQDDELSGAQVHRVAHAGSSEGVRKALARLVQQGVVNRRGAGAGAWYRINTDHVCWPAIDGLFEALHPCRELRRQVENLLCDVVRDDEVRAEIGVALVGSAARGDGAADDDLDLLVVVPAGLEGWIAAELLDRLHRDVPRWTGNDADVHLATPPQLVAWSHGAAWPVLERWARDAEQLRGPPVHAHLPLVV comes from the coding sequence GTGGACTGGAGTCGGCCGGTCTCCGCGGTCGTGCCCGGGCTCGAGGGCGCCGTCCTGCGGGGGCTCTGGGCTCGGCAGGACGACGAGCTGTCGGGAGCGCAGGTGCACCGGGTCGCGCACGCCGGTTCGTCGGAGGGCGTCCGCAAAGCGCTCGCCCGGCTCGTGCAGCAGGGGGTCGTGAACCGTCGGGGCGCGGGGGCCGGCGCGTGGTACCGGATCAACACCGATCATGTGTGCTGGCCGGCGATCGACGGCCTGTTTGAGGCGCTCCACCCTTGCCGTGAGCTGCGGCGACAGGTCGAGAACCTGCTGTGCGACGTCGTGCGGGACGACGAGGTCCGTGCGGAGATCGGCGTCGCGCTCGTCGGTTCGGCCGCGCGAGGGGACGGTGCCGCCGACGACGACCTCGACCTGCTCGTCGTCGTCCCCGCCGGCCTGGAAGGGTGGATCGCCGCGGAGCTGCTCGACCGGCTGCACCGCGACGTCCCGCGATGGACGGGGAACGACGCCGACGTCCACCTGGCGACGCCCCCACAGCTCGTCGCGTGGAGCCACGGCGCCGCCTGGCCGGTGCTCGAGCGCTGGGCCCGTGACGCCGAACAGCTCAGGGGCCCACCGGTGCACGCGCACCTGCCGCTCGTCGTCTGA
- a CDS encoding VOC family protein, with the protein MSTPTPPRTYPHGVPCWVDTEQPDVDAATAFYGALFGWTFTDKMPPDAPGRYVVASLDGQDVAAIASPPDGGDATPEWITYVAVDDVGVTAGAVTADGGVLLSGPETVGPPGRMAAVQDPQGARFRLWQAGTRLGAQRVNAPGTWNFSNLLTPDPDRALDFYGPLLGWELDPELGAGMFRVPGYGDHLARTVDPGIHERQEFAPPGFADVAAGVPRVSGQPARWDVAFSVADRDESAAAAERAGGVVLSTSENEWVREAVVRDPQGAELTLSQFAPQEWG; encoded by the coding sequence ATGAGCACACCGACACCGCCACGCACGTACCCGCACGGGGTCCCGTGCTGGGTCGACACCGAGCAGCCCGACGTCGACGCCGCCACCGCGTTCTACGGCGCCTTGTTCGGGTGGACGTTCACTGACAAGATGCCGCCCGACGCACCGGGGCGCTACGTCGTCGCCTCGCTCGACGGGCAGGACGTCGCGGCGATCGCCTCCCCACCCGACGGGGGTGACGCGACGCCCGAATGGATCACCTACGTGGCGGTCGACGACGTCGGTGTGACGGCCGGGGCAGTCACAGCCGACGGCGGCGTGCTGCTCTCCGGACCAGAGACGGTCGGCCCACCCGGACGGATGGCCGCTGTCCAGGACCCGCAGGGCGCGCGGTTCCGCCTGTGGCAGGCCGGCACGCGCCTCGGCGCCCAACGGGTCAACGCGCCGGGCACCTGGAACTTCAGCAACCTCCTCACCCCCGACCCCGACCGCGCCCTCGACTTCTACGGTCCGCTGCTCGGGTGGGAGCTCGACCCCGAGCTCGGCGCCGGGATGTTCCGCGTCCCCGGCTACGGCGACCACCTCGCACGGACCGTCGACCCCGGCATCCACGAGCGGCAGGAGTTCGCGCCGCCGGGGTTCGCCGACGTCGCCGCAGGCGTCCCGCGCGTCTCTGGGCAGCCCGCGCGCTGGGACGTGGCGTTCTCCGTCGCCGACCGCGACGAGAGCGCGGCCGCAGCCGAGCGGGCCGGCGGGGTCGTGCTGTCGACGTCGGAGAACGAATGGGTGCGCGAGGCCGTGGTGCGCGACCCGCAGGGCGCGGAGCTGACGCTGTCGCAGTTCGCGCCGCAGGAGTGGGGGTGA
- a CDS encoding C2 family cysteine protease: MDTMVGADVEALARLGGTFTECADRLAATCRQVDGRMAAANWVGPSAEEFRRDWAQRLAPALTACIGALQENAQALRRNADDQARASASDAAARSGTDGGSTHRSGGGERSGDGGKDRPGDPDRAGYGKWVDVPPTISLDDAAIDPNMIKQQGIGDCWLLAGLGAVAQDDPQFIRDHMRLNDDGTWTVTMYKDSDPVEITVEPTVAEQGVMDPSRAPSWASVYEKAAAEYWGGSYEDIVGGYSSDAFAAITGATPSKTSEGSLADLKDRLADGPIALGTEDEPSWRPFRDEVDDSRVVPNHAYIVDKVEERDGELKVHVINPWGPGEHKQDDGSKKLSDMWLTEKQYKQNFDTVYAVPSTR; this comes from the coding sequence ATGGACACCATGGTCGGGGCTGACGTCGAGGCGCTCGCACGGCTCGGCGGCACCTTCACGGAGTGCGCTGATCGGCTCGCGGCGACGTGTCGGCAGGTCGACGGGAGGATGGCAGCCGCGAACTGGGTCGGGCCGTCCGCCGAGGAGTTCCGACGGGACTGGGCACAGCGCCTGGCCCCTGCTCTGACGGCCTGCATCGGTGCACTCCAGGAGAATGCCCAGGCGCTGCGGCGGAACGCTGACGATCAGGCTCGCGCCAGTGCGTCCGACGCTGCGGCGAGATCCGGGACCGACGGGGGCAGCACACACCGAAGCGGTGGTGGCGAGCGCTCCGGCGACGGGGGGAAGGACCGCCCGGGTGATCCCGACCGCGCGGGCTACGGCAAATGGGTCGACGTCCCGCCGACGATCTCGCTCGACGACGCGGCGATCGATCCGAACATGATCAAGCAGCAGGGCATCGGCGACTGCTGGCTCCTTGCCGGCCTGGGTGCGGTCGCGCAGGACGACCCCCAGTTCATTCGGGACCATATGCGACTCAACGACGACGGGACGTGGACCGTCACGATGTACAAGGACAGCGACCCCGTCGAGATCACGGTCGAGCCCACGGTCGCGGAGCAAGGCGTCATGGACCCTTCCAGGGCTCCGAGCTGGGCGTCCGTCTACGAGAAGGCGGCCGCCGAGTACTGGGGCGGCAGCTACGAGGACATCGTGGGCGGCTACTCGAGCGACGCGTTCGCAGCGATCACCGGTGCGACGCCTTCCAAGACCAGCGAGGGAAGCCTCGCCGACCTGAAGGACCGTCTCGCTGACGGACCGATCGCGCTCGGTACGGAGGATGAGCCGTCGTGGAGGCCCTTCCGCGACGAGGTCGACGACTCGAGGGTCGTCCCCAACCACGCGTACATCGTCGACAAGGTCGAGGAGCGGGATGGGGAGCTCAAGGTCCACGTGATCAACCCGTGGGGTCCTGGCGAGCACAAACAGGACGACGGATCCAAGAAACTCAGTGACATGTGGCTCACGGAGAAGCAGTACAAGCAGAACTTCGACACCGTCTACGCCGTCCCGTCCACGAGATAG
- a CDS encoding CaiB/BaiF CoA transferase family protein has protein sequence MTVSRDPQDGALAGLKVVDASTLFAGPMAAMHLGDMGADVIKVEHPTKPDPSRGHGAAKDGVNLWWKTLGRNKRTVTVNLSSDGGREVFLALAAEADVVIENFRPGTLERWGLGYDELSAHNPRLVLARISGFGQVGPYRSRPGFGTLAEAMSGFAAMTGEADGPPTLPPFGLADGVASLATAFAVMVALQSRERSGRGQVVDTAIIEPILAMLGPQITRWDQLRTVQPRTGNRSANNAPRNTYRTSDGQWVAVSTSAQSIAERVLRLVGHPEVIDEPWFAVGAERAQHADELDAAVGGWIAQRTRDEVVAAFEEAQAAVAPIYDAQDIVGDPQFQALGTLHEIEDPELGPMLMQGPLFRLSDHDGVIGFTGRAHGADTDVVLGELGFDAERVAALREAGAV, from the coding sequence ATGACGGTCTCGCGCGACCCCCAGGACGGCGCGCTCGCGGGCCTCAAGGTCGTCGACGCCTCGACCCTCTTCGCGGGGCCCATGGCCGCGATGCACCTCGGCGACATGGGCGCCGACGTGATCAAGGTCGAGCACCCCACCAAGCCCGACCCCTCGCGCGGGCACGGCGCCGCGAAGGACGGCGTCAACCTCTGGTGGAAGACGCTCGGCCGCAACAAGCGGACCGTGACCGTCAACCTGTCGAGCGACGGGGGCCGGGAGGTATTCCTGGCGCTCGCGGCCGAGGCCGACGTCGTGATCGAGAACTTCCGGCCCGGGACGCTCGAACGCTGGGGCCTGGGCTACGACGAGCTCTCGGCGCACAACCCGCGCCTCGTGCTCGCGCGCATCAGCGGGTTCGGGCAGGTGGGGCCGTACCGGTCGCGCCCCGGGTTCGGCACGCTCGCCGAGGCCATGAGCGGCTTCGCGGCCATGACGGGCGAGGCGGACGGCCCGCCGACCCTGCCGCCGTTCGGCCTCGCGGACGGCGTCGCGTCGCTCGCGACCGCGTTCGCGGTCATGGTCGCGCTCCAGAGCCGCGAGCGCTCGGGGCGCGGCCAGGTCGTCGACACCGCGATCATCGAGCCCATCCTCGCGATGCTCGGGCCGCAGATCACGCGCTGGGACCAGCTGCGGACCGTGCAGCCGCGCACGGGCAACCGCTCGGCGAACAACGCGCCGCGCAACACGTACCGCACGAGCGACGGCCAGTGGGTCGCGGTCTCGACGTCGGCGCAGTCGATCGCGGAGCGCGTCCTGCGCCTCGTGGGGCACCCCGAGGTCATCGACGAGCCGTGGTTCGCGGTGGGCGCCGAGCGCGCCCAGCACGCCGACGAGCTCGACGCGGCCGTGGGCGGGTGGATCGCGCAGCGCACGCGCGACGAGGTCGTGGCGGCGTTCGAGGAGGCGCAGGCCGCGGTCGCGCCCATCTACGACGCGCAGGACATCGTGGGCGACCCGCAGTTCCAGGCGCTCGGCACGCTCCACGAGATCGAGGACCCCGAGCTCGGCCCGATGCTCATGCAGGGCCCGCTGTTCCGGCTCTCGGACCACGACGGCGTCATCGGGTTCACGGGCCGTGCGCACGGCGCCGACACCGACGTGGTGCTGGGCGAGCTGGGCTTCGACGCCGAGCGCGTCGCCGCGCTGCGGGAGGCGGGGGCCGTATGA
- a CDS encoding SUMF1/EgtB/PvdO family nonheme iron enzyme, with the protein MSYTFDPLVPRPIDLPTSVPLDGPLDEQDLAALDQAKIFAAPDDPAQWAAWRERLEAWRTDARERHGFTGAVYERPQAAWAASCFTIAQVWLWDELLYSFEENRFTPERFLADARERFADLDAVVLWHAYPVIGIDDRNQWDFYRDVPGLTGPGGLVATLHAAGLHVFVDYNPWDTGTRRGEDDLSELAAVVADLPADGVFLDTLKKAEPELVARLEAARPGIVLEGESKLAVERIEDHSSSWAQFFADSSVPGVLRAHWYERRHMQHHVRRWNRDHTDELQSAWINGVGVMVWEVVFGVWVGWSERDAATLRRMVTVQRAAKNLLLDGEWTPLTDLAPEARDAGVHASLFSRDGVSLWTLVNRGEDDWTGPVLTAAPAGRFVDLTGLATAAPTDPTGAPVAQAGGAADDVGATAPPVSLTVPGRGIAALVHLAPGAVEPAWLAELVEDMRGHAPSADARFPHRIARRIAPAIPLVPVAPAPSAAHPGGPDGADARPTPLGDAPATSGPEASAVVVPAGPYALTVRYRARETGMYQGAPYVEEWKPLSPRLHDARTLQRDGDLAAPVAVAAGEVTNDQFAAFLDATGYRPATRHRFLAHWVDGRPPAGREDEPVTFVDLDDARAYSAWRGGRLPSEDEWQLAGETGGLLRGAPVVWNWTESEHSDGRTRYAMLKGGSDHESTGSEWYFDGGVQRPEFSAKLLLPGLGLARSSSIGFRCAWTVDEVTA; encoded by the coding sequence ATGAGCTACACGTTCGACCCGCTCGTCCCCCGCCCCATCGACCTCCCCACGTCCGTCCCGCTCGACGGACCCCTCGACGAGCAGGACCTCGCCGCGCTCGACCAGGCGAAGATCTTCGCCGCTCCGGACGACCCGGCGCAGTGGGCCGCGTGGCGCGAGCGGCTCGAGGCGTGGCGCACCGACGCGCGCGAGCGTCACGGCTTCACGGGCGCCGTCTACGAGCGTCCCCAGGCCGCGTGGGCCGCGAGCTGCTTCACGATCGCGCAGGTCTGGCTGTGGGACGAGCTGCTCTACTCGTTCGAGGAGAACCGCTTCACGCCCGAGCGCTTCCTGGCCGACGCCCGCGAGCGCTTCGCGGACCTCGACGCCGTGGTGCTGTGGCACGCGTACCCCGTGATCGGCATCGACGACCGCAACCAGTGGGACTTCTACCGTGACGTCCCGGGCCTCACGGGGCCGGGTGGCCTGGTCGCGACCCTGCACGCCGCGGGCCTGCACGTGTTCGTCGACTACAACCCGTGGGACACGGGCACGCGCCGCGGCGAGGACGACCTGTCCGAGCTCGCCGCGGTCGTCGCGGACCTCCCGGCCGACGGCGTCTTCCTCGACACGCTCAAGAAGGCGGAGCCCGAGCTCGTCGCGCGGCTCGAGGCCGCCCGCCCGGGCATCGTCCTGGAGGGCGAGTCCAAGCTCGCGGTCGAGCGCATCGAGGACCACTCGTCGTCGTGGGCGCAGTTCTTCGCCGACTCCTCCGTGCCGGGCGTGCTGCGCGCGCACTGGTACGAGCGCCGCCACATGCAGCACCACGTGCGCCGCTGGAACCGTGACCACACCGACGAGCTCCAGTCCGCGTGGATCAACGGTGTGGGCGTCATGGTGTGGGAGGTCGTGTTCGGGGTGTGGGTCGGGTGGAGCGAGCGCGACGCCGCGACGCTGCGCCGCATGGTCACGGTCCAGCGCGCCGCCAAGAACCTGCTGCTCGACGGCGAGTGGACCCCGCTCACGGACCTCGCCCCCGAGGCACGCGACGCGGGCGTGCACGCGTCCCTCTTCTCGCGCGACGGCGTCTCGCTGTGGACGCTCGTCAACCGCGGCGAGGACGACTGGACGGGCCCGGTCCTCACCGCCGCCCCCGCCGGTCGGTTCGTCGACCTGACGGGCCTGGCGACCGCGGCCCCCACGGACCCGACCGGTGCGCCGGTCGCCCAGGCCGGTGGCGCCGCCGACGATGTCGGTGCCACCGCTCCACCCGTCTCGCTCACGGTCCCGGGCCGCGGCATCGCCGCGCTCGTGCACCTCGCGCCCGGAGCGGTCGAGCCCGCGTGGCTCGCCGAACTGGTCGAGGACATGCGGGGTCACGCCCCCAGCGCGGACGCGCGGTTCCCCCACCGGATCGCGCGCCGGATCGCACCGGCGATCCCGCTCGTCCCGGTAGCGCCCGCTCCCTCTGCCGCTCACCCGGGCGGCCCCGACGGCGCGGATGCCCGCCCGACCCCGCTGGGCGACGCCCCGGCGACGTCCGGACCGGAGGCGAGCGCCGTCGTCGTGCCTGCGGGGCCGTACGCCCTGACCGTGCGCTACCGCGCCCGCGAGACCGGGATGTACCAGGGCGCGCCCTACGTCGAGGAGTGGAAGCCGCTCTCGCCGCGCCTGCACGACGCGCGCACGCTCCAGCGCGACGGCGACCTCGCAGCCCCCGTCGCGGTCGCGGCCGGCGAGGTCACGAACGACCAGTTCGCGGCGTTCCTCGACGCGACGGGCTATCGGCCCGCCACCCGGCACCGCTTCCTCGCGCACTGGGTGGACGGCCGACCGCCCGCGGGGCGCGAGGACGAGCCCGTGACGTTCGTCGACCTCGACGACGCACGCGCCTACAGCGCGTGGCGCGGGGGCCGGCTCCCGAGCGAGGACGAGTGGCAGCTCGCGGGCGAGACGGGCGGCCTGCTGCGCGGCGCGCCCGTCGTGTGGAACTGGACCGAGAGCGAGCACAGCGACGGCCGCACGCGCTACGCCATGCTCAAGGGCGGCTCGGACCACGAGTCGACCGGTTCCGAGTGGTACTTCGACGGCGGCGTCCAGCGCCCCGAGTTCAGCGCCAAGCTGCTCCTGCCGGGCCTGGGCCTGGCGCGCAGCTCGAGCATCGGCTTCCGGTGCGCGTGGACCGTGGACGAGGTGACGGCATGA
- a CDS encoding alpha/beta hydrolase-fold protein, with the protein MTTVPLPSPATPPRAPRSRRRIAALLAGVVGAGGAVVGLPLAVAGPVAAAEQGTLVPGSAPSEALGAGGAVDYTVYLPPGYDEDAEQRYPTVYLLHGRGDTQAAWQRVATDLDELIGTEAIQPLVVVMPDAPWNDRGSWYTDSAYEGADGAGPGGGTGAGFQVETALTRDLVGHVDATYRTVADREARAVGGYSMGGAGALRLTLAHQDEFSAGIVLSPAVYVPQPPADSSARDHGGYGVGHELFSPERYTELSYPAALAALDPALPVHLFVAVGDDEWANPDPAEASHDIDFESAQLYNTARRVPGVTAELRVLDGGHDWDVWQPAFREAIVDVSSRLRTEPTVPWDAELLGSAGDDRAGGILPTPDGGTTVALNLAGAWAGSQPVGGLDVVLARRDADGATLWQHPIATAADERAYGVVAGRAGTTLVAGYTKGDLDGKHAGTTRDDGFVAAVTAAGERAWTLQTGDPAAADRFYAVASDGAGGAYVAGYTSGTVPGGTSAGDKDAIVGRVAADGELLWLRQVGGAGEDKALAVASGPDGSVYVGGVAGQGMPGVQAAGANDGWVARYDGAGELVWLRGVATSANDQVSGLVARADGSVVAVGHTRGALGGESAGDNDVFARAFDARGEVLWTTQVGTATDDRGVAGVAGADGTVLVVGTTYGSLGTPVGGVDVFTLALAADGAPGPVTQLGTRERDGADEWDDANLFAAAAPGADGVWLSGLTFGAPAGLVNAGAGDVFVSRVEFATGPSVPSTEVGVEATARCVGGRAQVSVRALNGGDHPVDVAVSTPFGSKKFVGVGAGKSAQQTFSARVPAIKAGAATVTVSEPAGPVEVLAPYAATDCGA; encoded by the coding sequence ATGACCACAGTGCCCCTCCCGTCCCCGGCGACGCCCCCGCGAGCCCCTCGCTCGCGGCGGCGGATCGCCGCCCTCCTGGCCGGGGTGGTGGGAGCGGGCGGCGCCGTCGTCGGGCTCCCGCTCGCCGTGGCCGGACCTGTCGCGGCCGCCGAGCAGGGCACGCTCGTGCCCGGCAGCGCGCCCTCGGAGGCGCTCGGTGCGGGCGGGGCCGTCGACTACACGGTGTACCTCCCGCCGGGCTACGACGAGGACGCCGAGCAGCGCTACCCGACCGTCTACCTGCTGCACGGGCGCGGCGACACGCAGGCCGCGTGGCAGCGCGTCGCGACCGACCTCGACGAGCTCATCGGGACCGAGGCGATCCAGCCCCTGGTCGTGGTCATGCCCGACGCGCCCTGGAACGACCGGGGGAGCTGGTACACCGACTCGGCCTACGAGGGCGCTGACGGTGCTGGACCCGGCGGCGGCACCGGTGCAGGCTTCCAGGTCGAGACCGCGCTCACGCGCGACCTGGTCGGCCACGTCGACGCGACCTACCGGACCGTCGCCGACCGTGAGGCGCGCGCCGTCGGCGGCTATTCCATGGGAGGGGCAGGCGCGCTGCGCCTGACCCTCGCGCACCAGGACGAGTTCTCGGCGGGCATCGTGCTGAGCCCCGCGGTGTACGTCCCCCAGCCCCCCGCGGACTCCTCCGCCCGTGACCACGGGGGCTACGGCGTCGGGCACGAGCTGTTCTCGCCCGAGCGGTACACCGAGCTCTCGTACCCGGCGGCGCTCGCCGCGCTCGATCCGGCCCTGCCCGTTCACCTGTTCGTCGCGGTCGGCGACGACGAGTGGGCCAACCCGGATCCCGCCGAGGCCAGCCACGACATCGACTTCGAGTCGGCCCAGCTCTACAACACCGCGCGCCGCGTGCCGGGAGTGACCGCCGAGCTGCGGGTCCTGGACGGCGGCCACGACTGGGACGTCTGGCAGCCCGCGTTCCGCGAGGCGATCGTCGACGTGTCCTCGCGCCTGCGCACCGAGCCCACCGTGCCGTGGGACGCCGAGCTGCTCGGCTCCGCGGGGGACGACCGCGCGGGCGGCATCCTCCCCACGCCCGACGGCGGCACGACCGTCGCCCTGAACCTCGCCGGGGCGTGGGCCGGGTCGCAGCCGGTGGGTGGCCTCGACGTCGTGCTCGCGCGCCGCGACGCGGACGGTGCCACGCTGTGGCAGCACCCGATCGCGACGGCCGCCGACGAGCGTGCGTACGGCGTGGTCGCCGGACGGGCCGGGACGACGCTCGTCGCCGGGTACACCAAGGGCGACCTCGACGGGAAGCACGCGGGCACGACGCGCGACGACGGGTTCGTCGCGGCCGTGACCGCCGCGGGCGAGCGCGCCTGGACGCTCCAGACAGGTGACCCCGCCGCGGCCGACCGCTTCTACGCCGTCGCGTCCGACGGGGCAGGCGGCGCGTACGTCGCCGGGTACACGAGCGGGACCGTTCCTGGCGGGACGAGCGCGGGCGACAAGGACGCGATCGTCGGGCGCGTGGCGGCCGATGGCGAGCTCCTGTGGCTGCGCCAGGTCGGCGGGGCAGGCGAGGACAAGGCGCTCGCGGTCGCTTCTGGGCCCGACGGGTCCGTGTACGTGGGCGGGGTCGCGGGGCAGGGCATGCCGGGCGTGCAGGCGGCCGGGGCCAACGACGGGTGGGTCGCGCGGTACGACGGCGCGGGCGAGCTCGTGTGGCTGCGCGGTGTCGCGACGTCGGCCAACGACCAGGTGAGCGGGCTCGTGGCGCGCGCCGACGGCTCGGTCGTCGCCGTGGGGCACACGCGCGGTGCGCTCGGAGGGGAGTCCGCGGGGGACAACGACGTGTTCGCGCGGGCGTTCGACGCCCGTGGCGAGGTCCTGTGGACGACGCAGGTCGGCACGGCGACCGACGACCGCGGGGTGGCCGGCGTCGCCGGGGCCGACGGCACGGTGCTCGTCGTCGGCACGACGTACGGTTCCCTGGGGACGCCCGTCGGCGGCGTGGACGTGTTCACGCTGGCGCTCGCGGCCGACGGCGCGCCCGGGCCCGTGACCCAGCTCGGGACGCGCGAGCGCGACGGGGCCGACGAGTGGGACGACGCGAACCTGTTCGCCGCGGCGGCCCCCGGTGCGGACGGCGTGTGGCTGAGCGGTCTGACGTTCGGGGCGCCGGCCGGTCTGGTGAACGCCGGTGCCGGGGACGTGTTCGTGAGCCGGGTCGAGTTCGCGACCGGGCCGTCGGTGCCGTCGACCGAGGTCGGCGTCGAGGCCACGGCGCGCTGCGTCGGGGGCAGGGCGCAGGTCTCGGTGCGGGCCCTCAACGGCGGCGATCACCCTGTGGATGTCGCCGTGTCCACGCCGTTCGGGAGCAAGAAGTTCGTGGGCGTGGGCGCGGGCAAGAGCGCGCAGCAGACGTTCTCGGCCCGTGTGCCCGCGATCAAGGCGGGGGCGGCGACCGTGACGGTGAGCGAACCGGCAGGGCCGGTCGAGGTCCTCGCACCGTACGCGGCGACGGACTGCGGGGCCTGA
- a CDS encoding HpcH/HpaI aldolase/citrate lyase family protein: MTSPPLTLLYAPGDRPDRVAKAFATSADVVIVDLEDAVAPAAKVAARASAVALLAEVSRRVQVRVNQRGTPWHADDVAAVASLPLAVGARVPKVESADEVRELAAALPGRDLHLLIESALGVERAFEIASASPRVASVGLGEADLRSDLRVDDDGALAWVRSRLVVAARAAGLPSPSMSAYTHVKDLDGLVASCRAGRALGFLGRTAIHPVQLDPIREAFLPSTDEVSRAREVLDRVGTAAARGVGAIALPDGTFLDVAMVERARSVLAVAGEATA, encoded by the coding sequence ATGACCTCCCCGCCGCTCACGCTGCTCTACGCCCCGGGAGACCGGCCCGACCGCGTCGCCAAGGCCTTCGCGACGTCGGCCGACGTCGTGATCGTCGACCTCGAGGACGCGGTCGCCCCGGCCGCCAAGGTGGCTGCGCGGGCCTCGGCCGTCGCGCTGCTGGCCGAGGTGTCGCGCCGGGTCCAGGTGCGCGTCAACCAGCGCGGCACGCCCTGGCACGCCGACGACGTCGCGGCGGTCGCGTCGCTGCCCCTCGCCGTGGGGGCTCGCGTGCCCAAGGTCGAGTCGGCCGACGAGGTCCGTGAGCTCGCCGCCGCGCTGCCCGGGCGCGACCTGCACCTGCTGATCGAGTCGGCGCTCGGGGTCGAGCGCGCGTTCGAGATCGCGTCCGCCTCGCCCCGGGTCGCGTCGGTCGGTCTGGGCGAGGCCGACCTGCGCTCGGACCTGCGCGTGGACGACGACGGCGCGCTGGCCTGGGTGCGCAGCCGCCTCGTGGTCGCGGCGCGGGCCGCCGGACTGCCGTCGCCGTCCATGTCGGCGTACACGCACGTCAAGGACCTCGACGGGCTCGTGGCCTCGTGCCGCGCGGGCCGTGCGCTCGGCTTCCTGGGGCGCACCGCGATCCATCCCGTCCAGCTCGACCCCATCCGCGAGGCGTTCCTCCCGAGCACCGACGAGGTGTCGCGAGCGCGCGAGGTGCTCGACCGTGTCGGCACCGCGGCCGCGCGCGGTGTCGGGGCGATCGCGCTCCCCGACGGCACGTTCCTCGACGTCGCGATGGTCGAGCGCGCGCGCTCGGTCCTCGCGGTCGCGGGGGAGGCGACCGCCTGA